The Catellatospora citrea DNA segment CGCCGACACGAAACCCCCGCGGCCGAAGCGCTGCAGCTTGTACCGGTCGACGAAGCGCTTGCCGACGCCCTTGAACCCCTCCGGGAAGACGCCGACGAGCTCCTCGGCGTGCAGCAGCCGCTCCACGTCCGGGTTGCAGGCCAGCGTGGCGCCCGACTTGCGGGCCAGTTCCGACACGAACGGCATGCGGAACACGAAGTCCGCGCCGAGCAGCCGCAGGTGCCGGTGGGCCGGGTGCTCGTCGTGGCAGGCGACCGACAGCATCAGCGCGTCCAGCGCGACGGTGCCGGAGTGGTTGCCGACGACCAGCGCGCCGCCCTCGGCGGGCAGGTTCTTGACGTCGATCACCTCGGTGCGGAACCAGCGGCGGTAGAGCTGGCGCAGCACCGGCTGGAAGACCTGCTCGGTCAGCTCGGGATCGAACCCGAACTCGTCGATCTGGTACTGCCCGGACAGCCTGCGGCGCAGGAATGCCAGGCCCTCGGCGACCCGCTCGTCGAACTCGTCGTCGACCTCCGGGACCGTCACCTGCCTGCCCTCCCCTGCTTCTCGCGCACCGACCTGATCATGTCGAGCATCCGCTGCTCGGCCGCTGCCACCAGTGCGGGCGTGATGACCGCGCCCGGCTTCTGCGCCTGCACGAAGTCGTCGAAGGCGTCGGCCGTGGAACGTGGCGTGAAGCCATACTCCCGGACGAGCTTGGCGGTGTCGACCACCCGGCCGTGCACGAACAGATCGACCTGGTCCAGGCTGAGCCCGGCCACCCCGCGGCCGAACGAGGCGGCGGCGTGCATGGCCGGCTCCAGCACCGGCAGCGCGATGCGTCCCGAGCGGCGCACCGCCTGGGACAGCGTCAGCGTGCCGGGCCCGGCCACGTTGAAGGTGCCCTGGTGGTCCTCCAGCACCGAGCGGCGCAGGATCTCCAGCGCGTCGTCGACGTGGATGAACTGCAGCCGCGGGTCCCGCCCGAGCACGGTCGGCACCGCCGGGCGGGCCAGGAACTTCAGCAGCGCGGTGTCGGCCTGCGGGCCGATGAACGGGGCGAAGCGCAGCACCGTGGTGGTGACGTCGGGCCGCCGGCGGCGGAAGCCGCGCACGTAGGACTCGATGTCGAGGATGTCGCGCCCGTAGCCGCCGCGCGGGGCGTCCCGGGGTTCGGTGTCCTCGGTGAACACGGCCGGGTCGCGGAACGAGACGCCGTACGCCGCCGTCGACGAGCGCACCACGAGCCGGCGCAGCGACGGCATCTGCTGGCACGCGGCCAGCAGTTGGAGCGTGCCGATGACGTTCTGGTCCTTCATCGCGGCCCGCCCGCCGGCGTCCGGGTCGGGCGAGGAGACCACGGCGAGGTGCACGAGCGCCTCGGCGCCCAGCTTGACCAGGGAGGACGCGCCGCCGGTCAGGTCGACCCGGCGCACCGCGACGTCACGCAGCAGCGGCGCGAGCTCGCCGGGCGGGTCCACCCGGTCCACCCCGACCACCTTGTGGACCCGGGGGTCCGCGGCGATCCGGGCGGCGATGGTCGCACCGAGGAACCGGCTGACGCCGGTGACGATGACGACCCGGGGTGCGCGTGCGCGATCGGCGGCGGAGCCGTTGGCGACCGCGGTCATG contains these protein-coding regions:
- a CDS encoding lysophospholipid acyltransferase family protein yields the protein MTVPEVDDEFDERVAEGLAFLRRRLSGQYQIDEFGFDPELTEQVFQPVLRQLYRRWFRTEVIDVKNLPAEGGALVVGNHSGTVALDALMLSVACHDEHPAHRHLRLLGADFVFRMPFVSELARKSGATLACNPDVERLLHAEELVGVFPEGFKGVGKRFVDRYKLQRFGRGGFVSAALRTGKPIVPVAIVGAEEIYPLLGNIKPLARLIGVPYFPVTPTFPWLGPLGLVPLPSKWLIRFGEPIDTTPYADGADDPAVVFNLADQVRETIQTMLHETLELRPDPFAA
- a CDS encoding NAD-dependent epimerase/dehydratase family protein, translated to MTAVANGSAADRARAPRVVIVTGVSRFLGATIAARIAADPRVHKVVGVDRVDPPGELAPLLRDVAVRRVDLTGGASSLVKLGAEALVHLAVVSSPDPDAGGRAAMKDQNVIGTLQLLAACQQMPSLRRLVVRSSTAAYGVSFRDPAVFTEDTEPRDAPRGGYGRDILDIESYVRGFRRRRPDVTTTVLRFAPFIGPQADTALLKFLARPAVPTVLGRDPRLQFIHVDDALEILRRSVLEDHQGTFNVAGPGTLTLSQAVRRSGRIALPVLEPAMHAAASFGRGVAGLSLDQVDLFVHGRVVDTAKLVREYGFTPRSTADAFDDFVQAQKPGAVITPALVAAAEQRMLDMIRSVREKQGRAGR